The Tubulanus polymorphus chromosome 1, tnTubPoly1.2, whole genome shotgun sequence genome contains a region encoding:
- the LOC141914851 gene encoding kelch repeat and BTB domain-containing protein 12-like isoform X3: protein MDQEEDGISLSRTEFLNDAHPTDFLRAMNEMYSKGQMVDVTLKMLPVQTACAKFMETELDKSNCVGIYCFARIHNCDELKAAAKKFIDKNFMSVIDGDEFMAIDCDRLIDFISSDDLDVEEEERVFECVVKWINYDLKQRVQDVDRLLDYIRFRLIDPEYRENQILEHKLMKSSAKCRKICHEVVEMEKEAMDESYAAFDYASSMPLRMGMIRPDQCLVIVGGVDSHRPSLNCYNPLSREAFILADCDARDKSFGSYDTQDPGCVVTPDNQIFVAGGNYMYKFHYLSDYSDDSYEDYDGQESLSRDVFWYDGDRDEWILKAPMLFPKANFSLACVDNKLYCFGGLTVNQHPTEIVERYDIAKNKWSYVGMMPTKLVDLSTVTHGNLIYLIGGRTGVGAHNVLISYNHRNNEWVPLAGMPTPRFHFGAIVIDDEIYTVGGQIYSHTSRSILREALTAVEIYNIEKDQWRHGPELPVPMCHVGLLWLDNDIYACGTAMPSPNAPQDQKNIVVYRLQRYASEWECWEDDLCDIRDYKCITAKIQTRKLSQLFRPDID from the exons ATGGATCAAGAAGAGGATGGAATATCATTGTCGCGCACGGAGTTCTTGAATGACGCCCATCCAACTGATTTCTTAAGAGCGATGAACGAAATGTACAGCAAGGGTCAAATGGTCGACGTCACTTTAAAG ATGCTGCCCGTGCAGACGGCCTGCGCGAAATTCATGGAGACGGAACTGGATAAAAGCAACTGTGTCGGTATCTATTGTTTCGCGCGAATTCACAATTGCGACGAGTTGAAAGCGGCGGCGAAGAAATTCATCGACAAGAACTTCATGTCTGTAATCGACGGCGACGAGTTCATGGCGATCGATTGCGATCGTTTGATCGATTTCATATCGTCGGACGACCTTGACGTCGAAGAGGAAGAACGAGTATTCGAGTGCGTCGTGAAATGGATCAACTACGATTTAAAACAACGTGTACAAGACGTTGATCGATTACTAGACTATATACGATTCAGGTTGATCGATCCCGAATATCGAGAAAATCAAATCCTCGAGCACAAACTGATGAAGTCTTCTGCGAAATGTCGCAAAATCTGCCACGAAGTCGTTGAAATGGAGAAAGAGGCGATGGACGAATCGTATGCGGCGTTCGACTACGCGTCCAGTATGCCGTTACGCATGGGAATGATACGCCCGGATCAGTGTTTGGTTATCGTCGGCGGGGTAGACTCGCATCGACCGTCGCTGAACTGCTACAATCCGTTGTCGCGAGAGGCTTTCATTCTCGCCGACTGCGACGCGCGTGATAAGAGTTTCGGCTCATACGATACTCAAGATCCCGGCTGCGTCGTCACGCCCGATAATCAGATATTCGTCGCCGGCGGCAATTACATGTAtaaatttcattatctaagCGATTACTCCGACGATTCGTACGAAGATTACGACGGCCAAGAATCGCTGAGTCGCGACGTTTTCTGGTACGACGGCGATCGCGACGAATGGATTCTGAAAGCGCCGATGTTGTTTCCGAAAGCCAACTTTTCATTGGCTTGTGTCGACAACAAATTGTACTGCTTCGGCGGTCTAACAGTCAACCAACATCCGACGGAGATAGTCGAGCGATACGACATCGCTAAAAATAAGTGGAGCTACGTCGGCATGATGCCGACAAAGTTAGTCGACTTGTCGACCGTTACCCACGGAAACTTAATTTACTTAATAGGGGGACGCACCGGGGTCGGTGCACATAACGTGCTTATAAGTTACAATCATCGAAATAATGAGTGGGTACCATTAGCCGGAATGCCGACTCCGAGATTCCATTTTGGGGCAATTGTCATCGATGACGAAATATACACAGTCGGCGGCCAAATTTATTCGCATACGAGTCGCTCGATATTACGAGAAGCATTGACCGCCGTCGAAATCTATAACATTGAGAAAGATCAGTGGAGACACGGCCCCGAACTTCCTGTTCCGATGTGTCACGTCGGACTGTTGTGGTTAGATAATGACATATATGCCTGCGGTACGGCGATGCCATCGCCCAATGCTCCGCAAGATCAAAAGAATATCGTCGTTTATCGATTGCAACGCTACGCGAGCGAGTGGGAATGTTGGGAAGATGATCTGTGTGACATACGCGATTATAAATGCATCACGGCCAAAATTCAAACGCGTAAATTATCTCAGTTGTTTCGGCCTGACATTGATTAA
- the LOC141914851 gene encoding kelch-like protein 40 isoform X1: protein MDQEEDGISLSRTEFLNDAHPTDFLRAMNEMYSKGQMVDVTLKVRKKEFRCHKNVLSACSPYFKAMFTCDLSESREDLVNFQGLVDATALNLLIDYCYTGRLEIDITTAQGLLAASTLFQMLPVQTACAKFMETELDKSNCVGIYCFARIHNCDELKAAAKKFIDKNFMSVIDGDEFMAIDCDRLIDFISSDDLDVEEEERVFECVVKWINYDLKQRVQDVDRLLDYIRFRLIDPEYRENQILEHKLMKSSAKCRKICHEVVEMEKEAMDESYAAFDYASSMPLRMGMIRPDQCLVIVGGVDSHRPSLNCYNPLSREAFILADCDARDKSFGSYDTQDPGCVVTPDNQIFVAGGNYMYKFHYLSDYSDDSYEDYDGQESLSRDVFWYDGDRDEWILKAPMLFPKANFSLACVDNKLYCFGGLTVNQHPTEIVERYDIAKNKWSYVGMMPTKLVDLSTVTHGNLIYLIGGRTGVGAHNVLISYNHRNNEWVPLAGMPTPRFHFGAIVIDDEIYTVGGQIYSHTSRSILREALTAVEIYNIEKDQWRHGPELPVPMCHVGLLWLDNDIYACGTAMPSPNAPQDQKNIVVYRLQRYASEWECWEDDLCDIRDYKCITAKIQTRKLSQLFRPDID, encoded by the coding sequence ATGGATCAAGAAGAGGATGGAATATCATTGTCGCGCACGGAGTTCTTGAATGACGCCCATCCAACTGATTTCTTAAGAGCGATGAACGAAATGTACAGCAAGGGTCAAATGGTCGACGTCACTTTAAAGGTGAGAAAAAAGGAATTTCGGTGtcataaaaacgttttatcGGCCTGCAGTCCGTATTTCAAAGCGATGTTCACGTGCGATCTATCAGAAAGTCGCGAAGATCTCGTCAATTTCCAGGGACTCGTCGATGCCACCGCGTTGAATTTACTAATCGACTACTGCTACACCGGTAGATTAGAAATCGACATAACGACGGCGCAAGGTCTACTGGCGGCTTCGACGTTATTTCAGATGCTGCCCGTGCAGACGGCCTGCGCGAAATTCATGGAGACGGAACTGGATAAAAGCAACTGTGTCGGTATCTATTGTTTCGCGCGAATTCACAATTGCGACGAGTTGAAAGCGGCGGCGAAGAAATTCATCGACAAGAACTTCATGTCTGTAATCGACGGCGACGAGTTCATGGCGATCGATTGCGATCGTTTGATCGATTTCATATCGTCGGACGACCTTGACGTCGAAGAGGAAGAACGAGTATTCGAGTGCGTCGTGAAATGGATCAACTACGATTTAAAACAACGTGTACAAGACGTTGATCGATTACTAGACTATATACGATTCAGGTTGATCGATCCCGAATATCGAGAAAATCAAATCCTCGAGCACAAACTGATGAAGTCTTCTGCGAAATGTCGCAAAATCTGCCACGAAGTCGTTGAAATGGAGAAAGAGGCGATGGACGAATCGTATGCGGCGTTCGACTACGCGTCCAGTATGCCGTTACGCATGGGAATGATACGCCCGGATCAGTGTTTGGTTATCGTCGGCGGGGTAGACTCGCATCGACCGTCGCTGAACTGCTACAATCCGTTGTCGCGAGAGGCTTTCATTCTCGCCGACTGCGACGCGCGTGATAAGAGTTTCGGCTCATACGATACTCAAGATCCCGGCTGCGTCGTCACGCCCGATAATCAGATATTCGTCGCCGGCGGCAATTACATGTAtaaatttcattatctaagCGATTACTCCGACGATTCGTACGAAGATTACGACGGCCAAGAATCGCTGAGTCGCGACGTTTTCTGGTACGACGGCGATCGCGACGAATGGATTCTGAAAGCGCCGATGTTGTTTCCGAAAGCCAACTTTTCATTGGCTTGTGTCGACAACAAATTGTACTGCTTCGGCGGTCTAACAGTCAACCAACATCCGACGGAGATAGTCGAGCGATACGACATCGCTAAAAATAAGTGGAGCTACGTCGGCATGATGCCGACAAAGTTAGTCGACTTGTCGACCGTTACCCACGGAAACTTAATTTACTTAATAGGGGGACGCACCGGGGTCGGTGCACATAACGTGCTTATAAGTTACAATCATCGAAATAATGAGTGGGTACCATTAGCCGGAATGCCGACTCCGAGATTCCATTTTGGGGCAATTGTCATCGATGACGAAATATACACAGTCGGCGGCCAAATTTATTCGCATACGAGTCGCTCGATATTACGAGAAGCATTGACCGCCGTCGAAATCTATAACATTGAGAAAGATCAGTGGAGACACGGCCCCGAACTTCCTGTTCCGATGTGTCACGTCGGACTGTTGTGGTTAGATAATGACATATATGCCTGCGGTACGGCGATGCCATCGCCCAATGCTCCGCAAGATCAAAAGAATATCGTCGTTTATCGATTGCAACGCTACGCGAGCGAGTGGGAATGTTGGGAAGATGATCTGTGTGACATACGCGATTATAAATGCATCACGGCCAAAATTCAAACGCGTAAATTATCTCAGTTGTTTCGGCCTGACATTGATTAA
- the LOC141914851 gene encoding kelch repeat and BTB domain-containing protein 2-like isoform X2 has product MDQEEDGISLSRTEFLNDAHPTDFLRAMNEMYSKGQMVDVTLKGLVDATALNLLIDYCYTGRLEIDITTAQGLLAASTLFQMLPVQTACAKFMETELDKSNCVGIYCFARIHNCDELKAAAKKFIDKNFMSVIDGDEFMAIDCDRLIDFISSDDLDVEEEERVFECVVKWINYDLKQRVQDVDRLLDYIRFRLIDPEYRENQILEHKLMKSSAKCRKICHEVVEMEKEAMDESYAAFDYASSMPLRMGMIRPDQCLVIVGGVDSHRPSLNCYNPLSREAFILADCDARDKSFGSYDTQDPGCVVTPDNQIFVAGGNYMYKFHYLSDYSDDSYEDYDGQESLSRDVFWYDGDRDEWILKAPMLFPKANFSLACVDNKLYCFGGLTVNQHPTEIVERYDIAKNKWSYVGMMPTKLVDLSTVTHGNLIYLIGGRTGVGAHNVLISYNHRNNEWVPLAGMPTPRFHFGAIVIDDEIYTVGGQIYSHTSRSILREALTAVEIYNIEKDQWRHGPELPVPMCHVGLLWLDNDIYACGTAMPSPNAPQDQKNIVVYRLQRYASEWECWEDDLCDIRDYKCITAKIQTRKLSQLFRPDID; this is encoded by the exons ATGGATCAAGAAGAGGATGGAATATCATTGTCGCGCACGGAGTTCTTGAATGACGCCCATCCAACTGATTTCTTAAGAGCGATGAACGAAATGTACAGCAAGGGTCAAATGGTCGACGTCACTTTAAAG GGACTCGTCGATGCCACCGCGTTGAATTTACTAATCGACTACTGCTACACCGGTAGATTAGAAATCGACATAACGACGGCGCAAGGTCTACTGGCGGCTTCGACGTTATTTCAGATGCTGCCCGTGCAGACGGCCTGCGCGAAATTCATGGAGACGGAACTGGATAAAAGCAACTGTGTCGGTATCTATTGTTTCGCGCGAATTCACAATTGCGACGAGTTGAAAGCGGCGGCGAAGAAATTCATCGACAAGAACTTCATGTCTGTAATCGACGGCGACGAGTTCATGGCGATCGATTGCGATCGTTTGATCGATTTCATATCGTCGGACGACCTTGACGTCGAAGAGGAAGAACGAGTATTCGAGTGCGTCGTGAAATGGATCAACTACGATTTAAAACAACGTGTACAAGACGTTGATCGATTACTAGACTATATACGATTCAGGTTGATCGATCCCGAATATCGAGAAAATCAAATCCTCGAGCACAAACTGATGAAGTCTTCTGCGAAATGTCGCAAAATCTGCCACGAAGTCGTTGAAATGGAGAAAGAGGCGATGGACGAATCGTATGCGGCGTTCGACTACGCGTCCAGTATGCCGTTACGCATGGGAATGATACGCCCGGATCAGTGTTTGGTTATCGTCGGCGGGGTAGACTCGCATCGACCGTCGCTGAACTGCTACAATCCGTTGTCGCGAGAGGCTTTCATTCTCGCCGACTGCGACGCGCGTGATAAGAGTTTCGGCTCATACGATACTCAAGATCCCGGCTGCGTCGTCACGCCCGATAATCAGATATTCGTCGCCGGCGGCAATTACATGTAtaaatttcattatctaagCGATTACTCCGACGATTCGTACGAAGATTACGACGGCCAAGAATCGCTGAGTCGCGACGTTTTCTGGTACGACGGCGATCGCGACGAATGGATTCTGAAAGCGCCGATGTTGTTTCCGAAAGCCAACTTTTCATTGGCTTGTGTCGACAACAAATTGTACTGCTTCGGCGGTCTAACAGTCAACCAACATCCGACGGAGATAGTCGAGCGATACGACATCGCTAAAAATAAGTGGAGCTACGTCGGCATGATGCCGACAAAGTTAGTCGACTTGTCGACCGTTACCCACGGAAACTTAATTTACTTAATAGGGGGACGCACCGGGGTCGGTGCACATAACGTGCTTATAAGTTACAATCATCGAAATAATGAGTGGGTACCATTAGCCGGAATGCCGACTCCGAGATTCCATTTTGGGGCAATTGTCATCGATGACGAAATATACACAGTCGGCGGCCAAATTTATTCGCATACGAGTCGCTCGATATTACGAGAAGCATTGACCGCCGTCGAAATCTATAACATTGAGAAAGATCAGTGGAGACACGGCCCCGAACTTCCTGTTCCGATGTGTCACGTCGGACTGTTGTGGTTAGATAATGACATATATGCCTGCGGTACGGCGATGCCATCGCCCAATGCTCCGCAAGATCAAAAGAATATCGTCGTTTATCGATTGCAACGCTACGCGAGCGAGTGGGAATGTTGGGAAGATGATCTGTGTGACATACGCGATTATAAATGCATCACGGCCAAAATTCAAACGCGTAAATTATCTCAGTTGTTTCGGCCTGACATTGATTAA
- the LOC141911616 gene encoding protein MEMO1-like, with translation MSKNYRRPQHAGTWYSNDRTVLDGQLSRWLGKAKVKNFPARAIIAPHAGYTYCGECGGNAYKQIDPSKVKRVFILGPAHYISIKGCALSTTQYYQTPLYNLNIDTKVYEELYALGSFESVTLSSDEDEHSIEMHLPYIAKVMEDYKDQFTIVPVMVGSLSPEREMQYGRIFSQYLADPDNLFVISSDFCHWGNRFNFQYYNKQSGHIWQSIEHLDRMGMGIIESLDPLAFTQYLKDYGNTICGRHPIGVLLNAINILRNSVNNGHKKTMTMKFLEYAQSNRVKKMEDSSVSYAAAALTIQ, from the exons ATGTCGAAGAACTATCGTCGGCCTCAACATGCCGGTACCTGGTATTCTAATGATC GAACGGTGCTTGATGGTCAATTGTCTCGTTGGTTAGGAAAGGCTAAAGTAAAGAACTTTCCCGCACGTGCTATAATTGCTCC ACATGCTGGTTATACTTACTGTGGAGAATGTGGAGGAAATGCTTATAAACAAATAGATCCATCAAAAGT AAAGCGTGTGTTCATTCTCGGTCCAGCTCACTATATATCAATAAAGGGGTGCGCTCTATCAACTACTCAGTATTATCAAACCCCTCTGTACAACCTCAATATTGACACTAAAG TTTATGAAGAACTGTATGCACTAGGATCATTTGAATCTGTAACTCTCTCTAGTGATGAAGACGAGCACAGCATTGAGATGCATCTACCTTACATCGCAAAAGTGATGGAGGA ctatAAAGATCAGTTCACAATCGTTCCTGTGATGGTCGGTTCACTGAGTCCGGAACGCGAGATGCAGTATGGAAGGATATTCAGTCAATATTTGGCCGATCCTGACAACCTCTTCGTAATCTCATCTGACTTCTGTCACTGGG GTAATAGATTTAACTTTCAATACTACAATAAGCAGTCTGGACATATATGGCAATCTATTGAACATCTCGATAGAATG ggTATGGGCATCATAGAAAGTCTAGATCCACTGGCGTTCACTCAGTACCTTAAAGATTATGGAAATACGATATGTGGGCGGCATCCTATAGGCGTTTTATTAAAT GCGATCAACATATTGCGTAATAGCGTGAACAATGGCCACAAAAAAACTATGACTATGAAATTCCTCGAGTACGCGCAATCGAATAGAGTAAAAAAAATGGAGGATTCGTCGGTCAGTTATGCAGCCGCTGCCTTAACTATACAATAG